AACACCAGGGACAATGTCCAAGGCAAGAGCACGCAGGGTCAGAGCACGACGACCACTGGCGCGAACACCAGGAGCAACGCCCAAGGCAAGAGCACGCAAGGTCAGAGCACGACGACCACCGGCGCGAACACCAGGAGCAATGCCCCAGGCCAGAGCACGCAGGGTCAGAGCACGACAACCACCGGCGCGAACACCAGGAACAACGCCCAAGGCCAGACGACCGGCGCCAACACGCAGGGACAGGTCAACACCCAGGCGCAAACCCAGGCTGGGACCGCCCAGAGCATGTCAGGCCGGGTGCAGGTGAGCGCGCAGCAGCAAACAACGCTGCAGCAGTCGGTGCTGAACTCACGCAATGTGCAACGCGCACGGATCAACAGCAATGCGATCAACTTCCGGGTCAATGCCGGCGTGGTCGTGCCGCGGAACATCGCCGTGGTCTCCGTCGCGGCATTCCCCGTACTGATCGACATCGATCCGGCCTTCCGCGACGACAGCTTCTTCGTCGTGGATGATGAAATCGTCGTCCTCGACCGAGGCCGCAGGATCGTCGACGTCGTTCCGGCCGGACCGCGGACGCACTTTGCCCGCCGTGGCAGCGCGAGCGCTGGCGGTGGCGGCGGCAGCGTCGCCGCGCTGGATCTCAGCAACGACGAGATCCGCGTCGTTCAACGGGTCCTGATTGAACGTGGCCTGCTGTCTGGCGAAGCAGATGGTAGGCTCGGGCCCGCTACGCGCGCCGCACTGATCACCTTCCAGAGACAGGAAGGTTTCCAGACCACCGGCTCGATCGACACCCGCACGGTCGCTGCCCTTGGCGTGTCCAACCAGATCAGGGCCACGCAGGGCCAATCGACGACCGTCGGTCAGGGTCGGAATGGCGAATCGACGCAGCAGAACACGACCGGGCAAGGCACCGGTCAGACCAACGCGCCGGCGCAGCAGAACCAGACCACCGGCCAGACTGAGCAGAACCAGCCGTCCACAAGCGGCCAAGCTCAGCAGAACCAGCCGACGACGTCGGGCCAGGCCGGCACGCAACCGCCTTCGGGCCAGACCACCGGACAGGCCCCGGCCCAAAACACCAATCAAGGCACCAATCAGCCCAGCGCCAACCAGAATATGCCGTCTGGGCCAACCAACCAGAATAATGCCCCGTCGCCTTCGACGTCGGGTCAGCCGGCGGAGAAGTAACCCGGCCGGTAAGGCCCTCCTCCTCGAGCCCCGTCTCTGGCGGGGCTCTTTTGCGGCCGCACCGACTATGCGGCTCTCACGTCGCCAGTCCCACCATCACACCGCTGCGCCCGATCAGCTCCTTGCCGGCCGCGGCAAGATGCACCTGGTCCGGGCCGTCGCCGATGCGGATGAAGCGGGCGTAGACATAGGCGCGCGCCAAACACGTATCGATCCGGGTGATCGGGCGAGGTCTTGCCCATGACGGAAGGTGATCGCACCGCGGTAGGCGGAGCGCGCGCCTCGCCCTTCGAGACGACCGCTCCGCGGTCTCCTCAGGGTGAGGCTAAGCGGCATTCGCGCCTGATGAACCTGCCGCTGCGCACTCCGCCCTCATCCTGATTTATCGCGCACGCGACGCAGCGAGGCGAACGCGCGGCGTGCTGTTTTTGTCAGCCCACCAGATCACCGGAGTTCCACAAGGCGGTCTTGCGTCGAGTTGCTGGTCTACCCGACGCCTCGCTTCGCGCGTGTGAAGGAGCGCCGCAGCAGGGCAAACAGACTGCCGCCGGTTGCGGCGCCGAGCAGATAGACGATCAGCGTCTGGAGCGCGAGTGGCAGGCTGAAGTTCATCTTGAAGAAGGAGATCGTCACGTTCTCGAAGTTCTGTGCGGCAAAGATCATCGTCGCCGCAGCGAACAGCACGATGACGGCGAGATGAAACCAGCGCATGACGATCCTCCTCCGGTGCCGCGGCCTGAAGCGTGATGAGATTAGGATGAATCGTCATCGCGCTTTAGGTTGCTGTTTGAGCATGATCTCCGCGCAAACGCGTTCCGCGTTTGTCGCGAGGAAAAACCGCTGCACACTTTCCGGGCTCTAGTGGCGATGACGCAGGCTGAAGCCCAGGCTGACCCAGCCGGCGCCCGCCATGATCAGGTCGATGCCGAGGAACAGGCCGAGGATGTAGACGCTGTTCACCGGCCAGCGCGCCACGATCAGCAATCCGAGCAGCAGCGTGATGGCGCCCGACAGGGCCACCCACACCCACGGGCTTTCGCGCTTCATGCTGAAGGCAAGAAACAGCCTGACGGCGCCCGAGGCGATCAGCGACGCGCCCAGGAAAAGCGTCAGCAGCACGGCGGCGAAAAGCGGATTCTCGAAGGTCAGGAAGCCCGCGATGACGTAGAGCACGCCGAGCAGGGCCCAGATCAAGAACTTGCCCCAGCTCTTCATCTGAAATGCGCCGATCACCTCGGTCACACCGGCGACGATCATCATCGCACCGACCACGAGCACGCTCGCCACCGTCGCCAGCATCACGCTGCCGAGCGCGATGAAGCCGGCGATGAGATAGACGACGCCGAGGGCGACGATCCATCCCCATTTGCCATGCAGCGCCGCAATGCCGGAGCCGAGGCCTAAATTTTGAGACGTATCCGAAGCACTTGTCATGACGGCACTCCCGCATGCGAGACCCGGAGGCACACGCCAGGATAGCACGGGCCGCTCCGGGACAACAGCCAGCAGAACAGCCCCGACCGCGCCAATGTTGACGCAAATCAAGATCGAGGGACCTTATGCGCGCGCACGCTCCATCTCGAGCTCGGCCTTGAGACTGTCGAGATCGCGATAAATTGAAGCAACCGCCAGCACGCGGCCGCCCTTCCGGTACTTCACCAGGCAGTCCTTTCCGGCGATGCTGCCGTCGATCGCGATGTCGTCGAAGCTTTCGGCGTGGCCGACATAGTTGATCGGCACGTCATAGTGCTGGGACCAGAAGAACGGCACGGCGTCGAAACGCTCGCGCCGGCCCAACATATTGTGCGCCGCGGTCTGGCCCTGGCGCTCGGCGACCACCCAGTGCTCGACGCGGATGTTCTGGCCCGAGTGCGGGTCGGGCCAGCGCGCAATGTCGCCCGCGGCGAAGATGCCGGGCGCATTGGTCTCGAGACAGCCGTCGACCGTCAGGCCGCGATCGATCGCAAGTCCCGCCTGTTCGGCCAGCGCAAGGCGCGGCTTCACGCCGATGCCGGTCACGACGAGGTCGGCCTCGATGACGCCGCCGCTCTTCAGCGTCGCGCGCGTGCCATCGAAGCGCGTCACCGTGTCGTTGAGGTGGAAATTGACGCCGTTCTCCTCGTGCAAGGCGCGAACGAAATCGCCCATCTCGGATCCGAGAATGCGCTCCATCGGCCGCTGCTCCGGCGCGACCACGTGGACCTCGAGCTTGCGCGCCCGCAAGGAGGCCGCGACTTCGAGGCCGATGAAGCTGGCGCCGATCACCAGCGCACGCTTCGCGCTGCTGGCAGCCTTGATGATGGCGCGGCTGTCGGAGACGGAGCGCAACGTGTGGACGTGCGGCTGGTCGGCGCCCGGAATCTGCAAGGTCACGGGCTCGGCGCCGGTCGCGAGCAGGAGCCGGTCGAACAGCAGCTTGTCGCCATTGCCCAGCGTCACGCTGCGCGCCTTCGGATCGATCGCGGCGACGGTGGTGTTGAGGCGGAGGTCGATCCCGGCATCCTGATAGTATTGCTCGGGCCGCAGCGGCAGCCAGTCCTCCGGCGCATTGCCGGCGAGATAGTCCTTGGAGAGGTTCGGCCGGTCGACCGGCATAGCGCCGTCGTTGCTGAGCATGGTGATGGCGCCGGCAAATCCCTCGCGCCGAAGGATCTCGGCGGCCGCGAAGCCGGCCGCGCCGCCGCCGATGATGACGAACCTGTCCGGCGTCGGTGCCGCGCGATGCGGCGCAGACGGCTGTGGCACAGCGCGCTTGCGCTGCACGAGGATCCTGTCCTGATCGCGCGTCACATCCCATACCGCGAGCGTGTTCAGCGCCGGCGGACGCGCGGCCTCACCGGTGCGCAAGGAGAAGCAGGCGTGATGCCAGGGGCAGCGGATGGTGTCGTCGACCACCAGCCCTTCGGCCAACGGTCCATGGTAGTGGCTGCAAGCGGGCTCGATTGCGAAGACCTCGCTGCCTGCCTGCACCAGCAGGACATCTTCCTGGCCGACATGGCCGAGCAGCTTGCCGTCCCTGAAGTCGGCGAGCGATATGCCTTTGGTCAGATCGGGCCCGCTCGGCTTCTTCTCCTCGGTCATGGTGTCGTCTCCTTGCAGTGGTTGCGCGGATCACGCGTCCGCATTGGCCAGTCCCAGCAACTCCTGGCGCGTCAGCGCATTGTCGCGGAACACACCCAGCATGCGGCTCGTGACGAGATCGGTACCGGGCTTGTGCGCACCACGCGTGGTCATGCAGTGATGCGTCGCCTTGATGATGACGCCGACGCCTTCAGGCTTGAGCACGTCGTTGATCGTATTGGCGATCTGCGCTGTCATCTTCTCCTGAATCTGGAGGCGCTTGGCATAGATATCCACCACCCGCGCGAGCTTGGAGATTCCGACCACGCGCCCTTGCGGGATATAGGCGACCCAGGCGCGGCCTACGATCGGCGCGATGTGGTGCTCGCAATGGCTCTCGAAGCGAACGCCGCGCAGGACGATCATCTCGTCATAGCCTTCGATCTCCTCGAAGGTCTTTTGCAGGATCTCCGTCGGATCCTGCGCATAGCCGGAAAAATATTCCTCGAAGGCACGCGCGACCCGATCCGGCGTTTCGCGCAGACCGTCACGCGCGGGA
The DNA window shown above is from Bradyrhizobium sp. CB1650 and carries:
- a CDS encoding HdeD family acid-resistance protein, which gives rise to MTSASDTSQNLGLGSGIAALHGKWGWIVALGVVYLIAGFIALGSVMLATVASVLVVGAMMIVAGVTEVIGAFQMKSWGKFLIWALLGVLYVIAGFLTFENPLFAAVLLTLFLGASLIASGAVRLFLAFSMKRESPWVWVALSGAITLLLGLLIVARWPVNSVYILGLFLGIDLIMAGAGWVSLGFSLRHRH
- a CDS encoding FAD-dependent oxidoreductase; this encodes MTEEKKPSGPDLTKGISLADFRDGKLLGHVGQEDVLLVQAGSEVFAIEPACSHYHGPLAEGLVVDDTIRCPWHHACFSLRTGEAARPPALNTLAVWDVTRDQDRILVQRKRAVPQPSAPHRAAPTPDRFVIIGGGAAGFAAAEILRREGFAGAITMLSNDGAMPVDRPNLSKDYLAGNAPEDWLPLRPEQYYQDAGIDLRLNTTVAAIDPKARSVTLGNGDKLLFDRLLLATGAEPVTLQIPGADQPHVHTLRSVSDSRAIIKAASSAKRALVIGASFIGLEVAASLRARKLEVHVVAPEQRPMERILGSEMGDFVRALHEENGVNFHLNDTVTRFDGTRATLKSGGVIEADLVVTGIGVKPRLALAEQAGLAIDRGLTVDGCLETNAPGIFAAGDIARWPDPHSGQNIRVEHWVVAERQGQTAAHNMLGRRERFDAVPFFWSQHYDVPINYVGHAESFDDIAIDGSIAGKDCLVKYRKGGRVLAVASIYRDLDSLKAELEMERARA
- a CDS encoding peptidoglycan-binding protein, coding for MNTRMNTRKSRFLLTTAVLLAGVSLASAQGMREGGSGGMSTGGGAGGGGISGGGGPGGGAAEHGRSSGGMSRGAGASRSEGMTQGRAGGRAEGPSAAPSRAERSEGMRDSGRAAGKADRSEQQTIGQGRSDRDNARQSRSESDKRGQKQQTVGQSRSDRDRQSQGAKQDKSTTTGANTRDNVQGKSTQGQSTTTTGANTRSNAQGKSTQGQSTTTTGANTRSNAPGQSTQGQSTTTTGANTRNNAQGQTTGANTQGQVNTQAQTQAGTAQSMSGRVQVSAQQQTTLQQSVLNSRNVQRARINSNAINFRVNAGVVVPRNIAVVSVAAFPVLIDIDPAFRDDSFFVVDDEIVVLDRGRRIVDVVPAGPRTHFARRGSASAGGGGGSVAALDLSNDEIRVVQRVLIERGLLSGEADGRLGPATRAALITFQRQEGFQTTGSIDTRTVAALGVSNQIRATQGQSTTVGQGRNGESTQQNTTGQGTGQTNAPAQQNQTTGQTEQNQPSTSGQAQQNQPTTSGQAGTQPPSGQTTGQAPAQNTNQGTNQPSANQNMPSGPTNQNNAPSPSTSGQPAEK
- the folE gene encoding GTP cyclohydrolase I FolE — protein: MTSHARRMERVAVAQAPSERPSRAEVEQAVRTMIRWAGDDPARDGLRETPDRVARAFEEYFSGYAQDPTEILQKTFEEIEGYDEMIVLRGVRFESHCEHHIAPIVGRAWVAYIPQGRVVGISKLARVVDIYAKRLQIQEKMTAQIANTINDVLKPEGVGVIIKATHHCMTTRGAHKPGTDLVTSRMLGVFRDNALTRQELLGLANADA